One window of the Elusimicrobium sp. An273 genome contains the following:
- the lysS gene encoding lysine--tRNA ligase encodes MSTEHTQHTHNNALDEIIAQRYAEIDEIRKMGIAPYPNRCEKQISCLDAKNAAEGTEAVTAGRLMQLRLMGKAAFAHLRDFSGRVQLYISKDNLGEESYAFFKKHIAVGDFVSVTGHVFVTKTGEKTIKVTKLTLLSKAIRPMPEKYHGLQDTEVRFRKRHLDLIANEDVKDIFIKRAKIITSIRKTLDDKGFLEVETPILNPDAGGAVARPFETYHNALKMPLYMRIALELYHKRLIIGGMDKIYEIGHMFRNEGIDTTHNPEFTMMELYQAYGDVNTMADLFDEILGNAAKAIGIEKIHFRGHEVDLRPPYTRVHIPEKWKEMFGRDIHEVLDGRQFNRAKLEEVAKEQGVKFTADDSDSDIFDELFEGKLLAEYHNPVIAMDYPTAVSPFSKTKPGDPEIVERFEVFVNGQELGNAYTELNDPADQLQRLKDQAAAKAIAKGEDAKNADIVDADYIEAMESGMPPTGGMGIGIDRIVMMLTGQDSIREIILFPTLKKLDEKEEKAEK; translated from the coding sequence ATGTCAACCGAACATACGCAACATACACACAACAACGCACTGGATGAAATTATCGCCCAGCGCTACGCGGAAATAGACGAAATCCGCAAAATGGGCATTGCCCCCTATCCCAACCGCTGCGAAAAACAGATTTCCTGCTTGGACGCCAAAAACGCGGCCGAAGGAACCGAAGCCGTTACCGCCGGACGCCTGATGCAGCTGCGCCTGATGGGGAAAGCTGCCTTTGCGCATCTGCGCGATTTTTCGGGCCGGGTGCAGCTCTATATTTCCAAAGACAATTTGGGCGAAGAATCCTACGCTTTTTTTAAAAAACATATCGCCGTGGGGGATTTTGTATCCGTTACGGGGCACGTATTTGTAACCAAAACCGGCGAGAAAACCATTAAGGTAACCAAACTTACGCTTTTGTCCAAAGCCATCCGCCCCATGCCGGAAAAATACCACGGCCTGCAGGACACGGAAGTCCGCTTCCGCAAGCGCCATTTGGATTTAATTGCAAACGAAGACGTAAAAGATATTTTCATCAAACGCGCCAAAATTATTACCTCTATTCGCAAAACATTGGACGACAAGGGATTTTTGGAAGTGGAAACCCCCATTTTGAACCCCGATGCCGGCGGCGCCGTGGCGCGCCCGTTTGAAACGTACCACAACGCGCTTAAAATGCCGCTGTATATGCGTATTGCGCTGGAACTGTATCACAAGCGTTTGATTATCGGCGGGATGGATAAGATTTATGAAATCGGGCATATGTTCCGTAACGAAGGCATTGACACCACCCACAACCCCGAATTTACGATGATGGAACTCTATCAGGCGTATGGGGACGTGAACACCATGGCGGATCTGTTTGACGAAATTTTGGGCAACGCCGCCAAAGCCATTGGTATTGAAAAAATTCACTTCCGCGGGCACGAAGTAGACCTGCGCCCGCCCTACACCCGCGTGCACATCCCGGAAAAATGGAAAGAAATGTTCGGCCGCGATATCCACGAAGTGTTAGACGGCCGCCAATTCAACCGCGCCAAATTGGAAGAAGTCGCCAAAGAACAAGGCGTCAAGTTTACGGCGGACGATTCCGACTCCGATATTTTTGACGAACTCTTTGAAGGCAAACTGCTGGCGGAATATCACAACCCCGTAATCGCGATGGATTACCCCACCGCGGTGAGCCCCTTCTCCAAGACCAAACCGGGCGATCCGGAAATTGTGGAACGCTTTGAAGTGTTTGTAAACGGGCAGGAGCTGGGCAACGCCTACACCGAGCTAAACGACCCGGCCGACCAGCTGCAACGCCTCAAAGACCAGGCCGCCGCCAAAGCCATCGCCAAAGGCGAAGACGCCAAAAATGCCGATATCGTGGACGCCGATTACATTGAAGCCATGGAAAGCGGCATGCCGCCTACTGGCGGGATGGGCATCGGGATTGACCGCATCGTCATGATGCTCACGGGGCAAGACTCCATCCGCGAGATTATCTTGTTCCCCACGCTTAAAAAGCTGGACGAAAAAGAAGAAAAAGCCGAAAAATAA
- a CDS encoding pilin, with protein sequence MEKGFTLIELLVVVLIIGILAAVAVPQYTKAVDKARFTQVLTMMDSLKKGIDTFYLANGAVNILEKDLLDAMDIEVTGINCTTNTCTSDLGGGWSVGWSIRGQQNLYLVYAIIYKPSDSSNTMFMLQELLMNGKWSRYCVPQSSAAGKTMCDQLTQNGWTTN encoded by the coding sequence ATGGAAAAAGGGTTTACATTAATTGAATTGCTGGTGGTAGTATTAATTATCGGCATTCTGGCGGCCGTAGCCGTGCCGCAGTATACCAAAGCGGTAGACAAGGCCCGTTTTACGCAGGTGCTCACGATGATGGATTCGTTGAAAAAAGGGATTGATACCTTTTATTTGGCAAACGGGGCGGTGAATATCTTGGAGAAAGATTTGCTGGACGCTATGGATATAGAAGTTACTGGAATTAATTGTACCACCAATACCTGCACCAGCGATTTGGGAGGCGGCTGGTCGGTAGGGTGGAGCATCCGCGGCCAACAGAACCTGTATTTGGTATATGCCATCATTTATAAACCGTCTGATTCTTCCAATACAATGTTTATGCTGCAGGAGCTGTTGATGAACGGCAAATGGTCACGCTATTGCGTGCCGCAGTCTTCCGCGGCCGGGAAAACGATGTGCGACCAGCTGACGCAAAACGGCTGGACGACCAATTAA